A stretch of Deltaproteobacteria bacterium DNA encodes these proteins:
- a CDS encoding CoB--CoM heterodisulfide reductase iron-sulfur subunit A family protein, with product MTGAVMVVGGGIAGMQTSLDLADSGYYVYLVERSASIGGLMSQLDKTFPTNDCAMUIISPKLVEVGRHLNIELLTLCEIEDIFGEAGDFTVRLRQHPRYVDMNKCIACGTCAEKCPRKVANEYNAALDKRKAIYVQYAQAVPLKYTIDAEHCIYFEKGKCKACEKFCPTGAIDFADQEKELSLKVGAVVIAPGANVYDPAVYDVYGYKRFANVVTSLEFERMLSATGPYGGHLLRPADGKEPEKIGWLQCVGSRDIHPGTNPYCSGVCCTYAIKEAIVAKEHLRNLAATVFYIDIRTHGKDFEKYYNRAKEMGVRFVRARIGKVRPADAKGNLRLCYTNEAGARIEEDFDLLVLSVGLQPAVRTKHLASTLDILLDQYGFVETPTFKPVSTSRGGIYICGTANGPKDIPDAVMEASAAACAASCSLAKVRGTLAREKPTVPLQEVSSEKPRIGVFVCNCGVNIGGVVRVPEVVDYAKNLPNVAYAEENLFSCSQDVQEAIRQVIIAERLNRIVVAACSPRTHEPLFRETLESAGLSKYLFEMANIRNQDSWVHQNDPDAATLKAKDLVRMAVAKAALLAPLEEQHFPITQTALVVGGGLAGMQAALSIADSGFAVHLVEKTAQLGGQANHIQWNWKGQDVQAFRTLLEEKIRQHPLINIHLGTEIDYVNGFVGNFRSTLRKTGSGRQAITVEHGVIVLATGARPYKPEEHLYGKHPHVFIWHELDELVVRQDPTVAEARCGVFIQCVGSRNQERPYCSRICCSYSLTAALKIKKINPRVNLYILYRDIRTYGLREDLYAKARSQGIMFIRYDSQNPPKVTVGEDGALEITVVDQVLRRLVKLQPDFINLASAIVPSAVDELARILKVAVNQEGFFQEAHVKLRPVDFATDGIFVCGLAHYPKDVDESLTQAMAAASRAVAVLAKKQWVSSGQVARIDETTCVGCQGCAQVCPYGAVEYVERERICQVNVALCKGCGSCAAACPSGSARLLGFERQQLHAQITAFMQA from the coding sequence ATGACCGGGGCGGTGATGGTGGTGGGAGGCGGCATCGCCGGCATGCAGACATCTTTGGACCTGGCCGATTCCGGCTACTATGTCTATCTGGTGGAGAGATCAGCTTCCATAGGTGGTCTCATGTCCCAGTTGGACAAGACATTTCCCACCAACGACTGTGCCATGTGAATCATCTCCCCCAAACTGGTCGAGGTCGGCCGGCATCTGAACATTGAACTCCTGACTCTTTGCGAAATAGAGGATATCTTCGGGGAGGCTGGGGATTTTACGGTCAGGCTCAGACAGCATCCTCGCTATGTTGATATGAACAAATGCATTGCCTGCGGCACCTGTGCGGAAAAATGCCCCCGCAAGGTAGCCAATGAGTACAATGCGGCGCTCGACAAACGCAAAGCAATCTACGTGCAATACGCCCAGGCAGTGCCGCTCAAATACACTATTGACGCTGAGCACTGCATCTATTTCGAGAAAGGCAAGTGCAAAGCCTGTGAGAAATTCTGTCCCACCGGCGCCATTGATTTTGCTGATCAGGAAAAAGAATTGAGCCTCAAAGTGGGGGCCGTTGTCATTGCCCCCGGGGCAAATGTGTACGACCCTGCCGTCTACGATGTCTATGGCTACAAAAGATTTGCCAATGTGGTAACCAGCTTGGAGTTTGAACGCATGCTGTCCGCCACCGGCCCCTATGGCGGGCACCTGCTGAGGCCTGCTGACGGCAAAGAACCGGAGAAAATCGGTTGGCTCCAGTGTGTCGGCTCCCGTGACATTCATCCGGGGACCAATCCGTATTGTTCTGGTGTGTGCTGTACCTACGCCATCAAGGAGGCCATTGTTGCCAAGGAGCACCTCCGGAATTTGGCTGCTACTGTCTTCTATATTGATATACGCACCCATGGCAAGGATTTTGAGAAATACTACAACCGGGCCAAAGAGATGGGGGTTCGCTTTGTCAGAGCAAGAATCGGCAAAGTGCGGCCAGCAGATGCAAAAGGCAATCTGCGCCTCTGCTACACCAACGAGGCCGGTGCCCGGATCGAGGAGGATTTTGATCTGCTGGTGCTTTCTGTGGGGCTCCAGCCAGCGGTCCGGACAAAGCATCTGGCCAGTACCTTGGACATTCTGCTTGATCAGTATGGTTTTGTCGAAACGCCCACCTTCAAGCCAGTGAGTACATCGAGAGGCGGGATTTACATATGTGGTACTGCCAATGGTCCCAAAGACATCCCGGACGCAGTGATGGAGGCAAGTGCTGCAGCCTGTGCTGCTTCCTGCAGTCTGGCAAAAGTTCGGGGCACTCTGGCGCGCGAGAAACCCACCGTGCCATTGCAAGAGGTTTCTTCTGAGAAGCCGCGGATCGGTGTGTTTGTCTGTAACTGCGGTGTCAATATTGGCGGAGTGGTGCGTGTTCCCGAAGTTGTTGATTATGCCAAGAACCTGCCCAATGTGGCATATGCCGAGGAAAACCTTTTTTCTTGTTCCCAGGATGTGCAGGAGGCCATACGGCAGGTAATCATTGCAGAAAGACTGAACAGAATCGTGGTGGCAGCTTGCTCGCCGCGCACTCACGAACCACTATTCAGGGAGACCTTAGAATCTGCTGGCCTCAGCAAGTATTTATTTGAGATGGCCAACATCCGCAACCAGGACTCGTGGGTACACCAGAATGACCCGGATGCCGCCACCTTGAAAGCCAAGGACCTGGTACGCATGGCAGTAGCCAAGGCTGCGCTTCTTGCTCCGCTTGAGGAACAACACTTTCCCATTACCCAGACAGCATTGGTGGTTGGAGGAGGTCTGGCGGGCATGCAGGCCGCCCTCAGCATTGCCGACAGCGGCTTTGCTGTCCATCTGGTGGAAAAAACAGCACAACTGGGCGGCCAGGCTAACCACATCCAGTGGAACTGGAAGGGGCAAGATGTGCAAGCATTCCGGACGTTGTTAGAGGAGAAGATTCGTCAACATCCTCTCATCAACATACATCTTGGCACAGAAATAGATTATGTGAACGGCTTTGTGGGCAATTTCCGCTCCACTCTCAGAAAGACAGGAAGCGGCAGGCAGGCCATTACAGTGGAGCACGGCGTCATAGTGCTTGCTACCGGGGCAAGACCTTACAAGCCTGAAGAGCATCTATATGGCAAACACCCGCACGTTTTCATCTGGCATGAACTGGATGAACTGGTGGTGCGCCAAGATCCAACTGTGGCTGAGGCGCGTTGCGGCGTCTTCATTCAATGTGTTGGCTCCAGGAACCAAGAACGTCCATATTGCAGCCGTATCTGCTGCAGCTACAGCCTGACGGCAGCGCTCAAAATCAAGAAAATAAATCCCAGGGTGAATCTTTACATCCTTTACAGAGATATCCGCACCTACGGTCTCAGGGAAGATCTTTATGCCAAGGCCCGCTCCCAGGGGATAATGTTCATCCGCTATGATTCCCAGAACCCGCCCAAGGTGACGGTGGGAGAGGATGGGGCTCTGGAGATCACGGTTGTGGATCAGGTGCTGCGGCGGTTGGTCAAGTTGCAGCCCGACTTCATCAATCTGGCCAGCGCAATTGTTCCTTCTGCAGTGGACGAGTTGGCCCGGATACTGAAAGTAGCAGTCAACCAGGAAGGCTTTTTCCAGGAAGCACACGTAAAATTGAGACCGGTTGATTTTGCTACAGACGGCATTTTTGTATGCGGTCTAGCTCACTATCCGAAAGACGTGGACGAGTCTCTTACGCAGGCTATGGCGGCGGCGAGTCGTGCCGTGGCCGTGCTGGCAAAAAAACAATGGGTGAGCAGCGGTCAGGTGGCCCGGATTGATGAAACAACCTGTGTTGGCTGCCAGGGATGTGCCCAGGTGTGCCCCTACGGGGCTGTAGAGTATGTGGAAAGAGAGCGCATCTGCCAGGTCAATGTGGCCTTGTGCAAGGGCTGCGGCAGTTGCGCCGCAGCCTGTCCCTCAGGCAGTGCCCGCTTGCTCGGCTTCGAACGCCAGCAATTGCACGCCCAAATCACTGCCTTCATGCAAGCGTGA
- the purD gene encoding phosphoribosylamine--glycine ligase, whose protein sequence is MKILVIGSGGRDHAIAWKFSQSPRVRKVYVAHGNAGISQTAECVNARTIEEMAAFAAEERIDLTFVGPESPLSAGIVDLFEQQGLAIVGPTRAAARLEYSKCYAKELMRDLGIPVADFEIFDDPARARDYVRQVGYPVVVKADGLAAGKGSLVCDDVAQAEEAVHLLMEKCIFGDSGKKVEIERRLYGRELSFFCFTDGDSVMPMVAAQDYKRARDNDEGKNTGGMGSYSPHPWLTEEMSRSIMDRVILPLIHGFREKTGIVYKGVLYAGLMLVEEGEDIIPYVLEINIRQGDPEAQVILPRLENDLVDISEAIVEGRLHEIQPRWHPDYRLCLIAVSGRTRGKKGWYKGYPERYKIGVPISGLGQVDQECLVFHSGTGFGEDGRLITTGGRVLCIVSRGRSLAEARDKAYREMAKVEFQGMYYRSDIGKE, encoded by the coding sequence ATGAAGATACTCGTTATCGGCAGCGGTGGTCGCGACCATGCCATTGCCTGGAAGTTTTCCCAGAGCCCCAGGGTGCGAAAGGTCTATGTGGCCCATGGCAATGCCGGCATTTCTCAAACAGCGGAATGTGTCAATGCCAGGACCATAGAGGAGATGGCAGCATTTGCCGCCGAAGAGCGCATTGATCTGACCTTTGTGGGTCCCGAGAGTCCCTTGTCTGCTGGCATTGTGGATCTTTTTGAACAGCAGGGACTAGCCATTGTGGGGCCGACCAGGGCGGCAGCCAGGTTGGAGTACTCAAAATGCTACGCCAAGGAGTTGATGAGGGATCTGGGCATTCCGGTGGCAGACTTTGAAATTTTTGACGATCCTGCCCGGGCACGCGACTATGTACGGCAGGTGGGCTACCCGGTGGTGGTCAAGGCTGACGGACTTGCTGCTGGCAAGGGCTCACTGGTGTGCGACGATGTTGCTCAGGCTGAAGAGGCCGTTCATCTCCTCATGGAAAAGTGCATCTTCGGAGACTCCGGCAAGAAGGTGGAAATAGAAAGGCGGCTTTACGGTAGAGAGCTGTCGTTTTTCTGCTTCACCGACGGCGATTCAGTCATGCCAATGGTGGCGGCGCAGGATTACAAGAGGGCCAGAGACAACGACGAAGGCAAGAATACCGGCGGCATGGGATCCTACTCTCCTCATCCCTGGCTGACTGAAGAGATGTCGCGCAGCATCATGGACCGCGTAATACTGCCCCTGATTCACGGTTTCAGAGAGAAAACAGGAATCGTGTACAAAGGCGTGCTCTACGCAGGCTTGATGCTGGTGGAAGAAGGCGAGGACATCATCCCCTATGTGCTGGAGATCAATATCAGGCAAGGGGATCCCGAGGCCCAGGTGATCTTGCCGCGCCTGGAAAACGACCTGGTGGATATTTCCGAGGCCATTGTGGAAGGGAGACTCCACGAGATCCAGCCCCGCTGGCACCCTGACTACCGTCTCTGCCTCATAGCGGTAAGCGGCAGGACAAGAGGGAAAAAGGGATGGTACAAGGGATATCCCGAGCGCTACAAGATCGGCGTGCCCATCAGCGGCCTGGGACAGGTCGATCAGGAGTGCCTGGTTTTCCATTCCGGCACAGGCTTTGGTGAAGATGGCCGACTCATCACCACTGGCGGCCGAGTCCTCTGTATTGTCAGCAGAGGGCGAAGCCTGG